GACGGGCGGGTCGCCGGCATGATCACCTGCGACCAGATATTCCGCTGCGGCCTGCCGGATTTCTTCAGCCAGCTCAAGAGCGTGGCGTTCGTGAAGAACTTCGACCCCTTCGAGGGCTACTTCAAGGGAGTGAAATGCGCGGTCGCCGGAGACATCATGACGCGGGACTTCGCCGCGCTGCCGGAGGACGCCACCCTGCTGGAGGTGGTGTTCGAACTGTCCGTAAAGCAGCGCC
The Candidatus Hydrogenedentota bacterium genome window above contains:
- a CDS encoding CBS domain-containing protein, with product DGRVAGMITCDQIFRCGLPDFFSQLKSVAFVKNFDPFEGYFKGVKCAVAGDIMTRDFAALPEDATLLEVVFELSVKQRPKVFVVRDGVLVGIIDRIAVLNRVINY